TTCGGGAGCTTCACCGAGATGATCGCGGTGAGCCCCTCCCGGATGTCCTCTCCGAGGAGATTGTCGTCTTTGTCCTTGAGGAGGCCCTTGCCCTTGGCGTAGCGGTTGACCACGTTGGTGAGGGCCTTCTTGAAGCCCTCTTCGTGCATGCCGCCGTCGGTGGTGGCGACGTTGTTGGCGAAGGAGTGGATGCCCTCGTAGTAGCCGGTGTTCCACTGCATCGCGATCTCGATGTCGTGGTTCTCGCCGGTGTCGGCGATCGAGACGACCCGCTTGAACAGTGGCTCTTTCGACGCGTTGAGGTGCTTGACGAAGTCGATGATGCCGCCGGCGTACTTGAAGGTCTGGTCGGTGACGGGATCGACGCGCTCGTCGCGGAAGTGGATCTCGAGCCCCCGGTTGAGGAACGCGGTTTCCCGGACGTGCTCGAGGACCGTCTGCGCGCGGAACTCGGTCTCTTCGAAGATGGTCGCGTCGGGCCAAAAGGTGATCGTGGTACCGCGCTTCTTCGACGCCGCGACGCGCGTGAGCTTGCCTTGCGGCTTCCCGCCCTTCGCGTAGTGCTGCTCGAACTTGCCGCCATGCTGATGGATCTCGAGGTCGAGCCGACTCGCCAACGCGTTCACCACCGACACGCCCACGCCGTGCAGCCCGCCCGAGACCTTGTATCCGCTGCCGCCGAACTTGCCGCCGGCGTGCAACATCGTGAGCGCGATCTCGGCGCCGGTTTTCCCCTTGTAGTCGGGATGTGGATCGGTGGGGATGCCGCGCCCGTTGTCGACGACGCGACACCCGCCGTCGGCCAGCAACGTGATGTCGATCTTGGTGCACTCACCGGCCATCGCCTCGTCGACGGAGTTGTCGAGCAGCTCCCAGACGAGGTGGTGCAGGCCGGTGGGGCCAGTGGATCCGATGTACATCCCGGGGCGCTCGCGGACGGGTTCGAGGCCCTTGAGAACGGTGATGTCCTTGGCGTTGTACGCCACGCGCGCGGCACCTCTCGCAACGTTCGGGGAATGGGCCCTCCGGCCGGCCGGTTTTACGGTAAAACCGCAGGTCAGAGCAGTTATTTCGGCGACCTTCAGCTTACCAGAGCACCCCGGGGAAACGGGTG
The Acidimicrobiia bacterium genome window above contains:
- the gyrB gene encoding DNA topoisomerase (ATP-hydrolyzing) subunit B; its protein translation is MAYNAKDITVLKGLEPVRERPGMYIGSTGPTGLHHLVWELLDNSVDEAMAGECTKIDITLLADGGCRVVDNGRGIPTDPHPDYKGKTGAEIALTMLHAGGKFGGSGYKVSGGLHGVGVSVVNALASRLDLEIHQHGGKFEQHYAKGGKPQGKLTRVAASKKRGTTITFWPDATIFEETEFRAQTVLEHVRETAFLNRGLEIHFRDERVDPVTDQTFKYAGGIIDFVKHLNASKEPLFKRVVSIADTGENHDIEIAMQWNTGYYEGIHSFANNVATTDGGMHEEGFKKALTNVVNRYAKGKGLLKDKDDNLLGEDIREGLTAIISVKLPNPQFEGQTKNKLGNTKMRSLVEKVTNEKLADWLEENPSEARQAVQKATQAAHARAAARQARDLTRRKSLLDSGTMPGKLADCASRDPNESELFIVEGDSAGGSAKRARDPRTQAILPIRGKILNVERARLDKMLKNEEIQALITAIGSGVGDDFDLEKLRYHKIVIMADADVDGSHIRTLLLTFFYRQLTEIVKHEFIYIAQPPLFRADIGKERTYLKDEAALREFEAAHESNKIKINRFKGLAEMDWQELGETTMNPATRTLLRVSVDEAAIADEVFSTLMGDDVEARKGFIQKNAKDVRFLDV